The Flavobacteriales bacterium genome includes a region encoding these proteins:
- a CDS encoding DUF2851 family protein, with protein MNEAFLHYIWQTKQFSQNNLCTTDGEQILLKNVGMHNTHSGPDFVGAILEMNATRWAGNIEIHVKSSDWFLHSHQTDKQYDTCILHVVFEHDSDVFRTNGTKIPCVELKDKISPNLIAKYETITNNKNQIPCETMLHLASESTKALYVEQLAIERLQEKTEPILQKLEQQNNDWQEVFYQEVCRAMGLKINQTPFEMLAKMLPNKLLAKHKNNLFQTEALIFGVAGFLTDSLVDSYGKDLYSEFQFLKAKYQLQTIPPHLWKFLRLRPANFPTIRLAQLAVLIHKNEHLFAQTKENLNTKALHKLFKSDVSEYWKTHYRFDTLSELKEKKLGRLAIDLVIINAIVPTVFCYAHSIDSEALTVEALTLLENTLPEKNNVVQFYEKHGFLAKNALQTQGILQLKTKYCTFKKCLVCSVGHSILKQK; from the coding sequence ATGAACGAAGCCTTTTTACACTATATCTGGCAAACAAAGCAGTTTAGCCAAAATAATCTTTGCACCACCGATGGAGAGCAGATTTTGCTGAAAAACGTGGGAATGCACAACACGCATAGTGGACCCGATTTTGTTGGAGCAATTTTGGAAATGAATGCTACCCGATGGGCCGGAAATATTGAAATACACGTAAAAAGCAGCGATTGGTTTTTGCACAGTCATCAAACAGATAAACAATACGACACCTGTATTTTGCACGTGGTTTTTGAGCATGATTCTGATGTTTTTAGAACAAATGGAACAAAAATTCCATGCGTGGAGTTGAAAGACAAAATTAGTCCGAACTTAATTGCAAAATATGAAACCATAACCAATAATAAAAACCAAATACCCTGCGAAACCATGTTGCATTTGGCCTCAGAGTCAACAAAGGCACTGTATGTAGAGCAATTGGCCATAGAAAGATTGCAGGAAAAAACCGAACCTATTCTGCAAAAGTTGGAGCAACAAAACAACGACTGGCAGGAAGTTTTTTATCAGGAAGTATGCCGAGCGATGGGTCTAAAAATCAATCAAACCCCTTTTGAAATGTTAGCTAAAATGCTGCCCAATAAATTGTTGGCCAAACACAAAAACAATCTATTTCAAACGGAGGCTCTTATTTTTGGCGTGGCAGGCTTTTTAACCGATTCGTTGGTAGATAGTTATGGAAAAGATTTATACTCAGAGTTTCAATTTTTAAAAGCCAAATACCAATTGCAAACCATACCGCCACATTTGTGGAAATTTTTACGCTTGCGACCCGCCAATTTTCCAACCATCCGATTGGCTCAGTTGGCTGTTTTAATTCACAAAAACGAACATCTCTTTGCTCAAACCAAAGAAAATTTGAACACGAAGGCATTGCATAAACTATTTAAAAGCGATGTTTCGGAATATTGGAAAACACACTATCGGTTTGACACTTTGTCTGAACTCAAAGAGAAAAAGTTGGGTCGGTTGGCCATTGATTTGGTTATAATAAATGCCATCGTGCCAACCGTGTTTTGCTATGCTCATTCTATAGATAGTGAGGCATTGACAGTAGAGGCTTTGACCCTGCTCGAAAACACATTACCAGAAAAAAATAATGTAGTTCAATTTTACGAAAAACACGGATTTTTGGCCAAAAATGCACTGCAAACACAAGGAATTTTGCAACTAAAAACTAAATATTGTACTTTTAAAAAATGTTTGGTCTGCAGCGTAGGTCATTCCATTTTAAAACAAAAATGA
- the pyrF gene encoding orotidine-5'-phosphate decarboxylase, translating to MNISELIKEIKSKQSYLCVGLDTDLEKLPKHFGRKPESMVAFNKEIINATHAHAVAYKINTAFYEQYGSEGWKIMEQTLEMIPKNCFTIADAKRGDIGNTGKMYAKAFLQNMNFDSITVSPYMGRDSVEPFMEYGKVVIVLGLTSNNGSSDFQFLQTPNGKLYEEVIKKVATWGSEDNTMFVVGATQDQYVAEIRRLVPNHFLLVPGVGSQGGSLEGVSKAGFNKDCGLLINSSRGIIYASSGEDFAKKANIEAQKLHNEMKTYF from the coding sequence TTGAATATCTCAGAACTCATAAAAGAAATTAAATCGAAACAAAGCTACCTGTGTGTGGGGCTTGACACCGATTTAGAAAAATTGCCCAAACATTTTGGTCGAAAACCGGAATCGATGGTGGCATTCAACAAAGAAATAATCAATGCCACACATGCCCATGCAGTAGCCTATAAAATTAATACGGCTTTTTATGAGCAATATGGCTCGGAAGGCTGGAAAATAATGGAGCAAACCTTAGAAATGATTCCGAAAAACTGTTTTACCATAGCTGATGCAAAACGCGGAGACATTGGAAACACTGGAAAAATGTATGCCAAGGCTTTTTTGCAAAACATGAATTTTGACAGTATTACTGTCAGCCCGTACATGGGTCGAGATTCGGTAGAGCCTTTTATGGAGTATGGTAAAGTAGTTATTGTTTTGGGGCTAACCAGCAATAATGGTAGCTCCGACTTTCAGTTTTTGCAAACGCCAAACGGAAAATTATATGAAGAGGTAATTAAAAAAGTGGCTACTTGGGGAAGTGAGGACAATACGATGTTTGTGGTAGGAGCCACGCAAGACCAATATGTTGCTGAAATCCGCAGACTTGTTCCTAACCATTTTTTGCTGGTTCCCGGGGTTGGAAGTCAGGGTGGCAGTTTAGAAGGTGTGTCAAAAGCCGGATTTAACAAAGATTGCGGCCTACTTATAAATTCATCAAGGGGTATTATTTATGCCTCAAGCGGAGAAGATTTTGCCAAAAAGGCCAACATTGAAGCTCAAAAATTACACAACGAAATGAAAACCTATTTTTGA